A portion of the Microbacterium hominis genome contains these proteins:
- a CDS encoding DUF5979 domain-containing protein — MAWSAACALLAGMLVVAPAATPPAEAATLNVGPISAQFSGTRGTDGSNSSNRDECIRYAPAGTGGTTSLVGPGQEALTAHGHASGNRCPDQLSTRIQSAIGFTPSTTQTAQDGDTFLIGRFTHYNNVVSGSRGGAKHFEGSLRVQMGGFTPLQPTTFPWMLWETPNGDRPCAFLNGPNDRGCADEIRFTNQIADQVFDQQGFQYKLVVSGFIPTSAAACPATPAGSAVNRFLTRESANSAACLYASLVQRRELTIVKQVAAPAGTTIPAFAYTGTSDLAGSPWATKKFSLTPGVGTSDSEGPVQLLRGETVSVTEAPVSDEWSTTSIECLDTAGNPVPEASYDLDAGKLTLDAVGAPPTTDALGIVCTYTNTFTPKASLTLVKQVDGGDASPAAWTLSAVGPDSIGGASGSAAVTSRRVAVGTYALNEAGGPTGYSAGTWSCENGSITGSRVTLERGANAVCTIVNTSAPPTGSLTVTKAITGPDGGFTGDDATPFHGAYRCDGADAVAFTVSRGTPFVSPPLPAGASCVVTETPPTGSLLDGSFSWQPAAFVPTSATAEIPSGGTATVAITNSFIQRGSIEVRKIVEPRPGTPAVGYTGGAARVFPVTYECTLGGVTVAGGALELTTTGSAIVWDLPTGASCAFDETLAPAAGDFANDTYQWDGSSWSEQTVPVPGSTTPASTTLTNFFTRLTGELVLTKNVLGDGFTGGTSAVFEIAYDCGAGFSGTRTLAAGASTTVTGIPAGTQCRVTETAPTGNLQTGYEWALPVYDGLVGGVVTVLAGGSSTVAVTNRPVRQYGELIVGKQITPAELRGGVLASARFEVMVTCDQPAQGQASPYSATFSLAVDASATTPRLPIGTQCDVTETAPAQALLVDESYSWGATPAAQTVTVDSTAEAVFAAVVNSVQREVGSFQVRKQVNGIGPADGAQTTFSGTWSCQYGTDTPLTGEWSVTGAGDAVMTGPATAIPLGSICIATEEAIDPAVPIEGDPAFIWGGTDIDGPLTLTAAAPNGASTVENNVAEVDGAFSISKKVKGGKEGAQFTGTFTFEYSCLAAAGGTFTGSVVVAAGATADVSAIPAGSECTITETAKGAEIDPYRWTDLVGFSLLGATPTNTTDTSVTFLIPDDGSHVAVRATNDIVRVTVPVSVQKLLDPDTPGGVVTGGGLFPISLVCGAETFGPYQLTIGQSVSVPVPLGATCEVAEGAVPATQGLAAGWIWNASPVLSAQVTIADENGTYAASVTNAPERQFGRLRLVKVVDEGAYPGTVDPGIEYEGTWSCVYPGEQPVTGTWSVEGPGEATLVGVPAAGIAAGSTCTPTEETPDEPTLGADPSFTWALPPTLDAASIGAGETGTMQVTNILQRDTGQISARKVITGETAGYTGGADLVFPIDFSCTTPAVEGEYIGRGLFAASTDPDAAPTVFTAAIPNGWECTFAEGAVPDGLLRDASFAWGAPVIGPAVVTVDGTDTPTVTVTNPIVRRIGTFTVFKSFTAVVPESATTGAFSGTYSCVYGEGESFEQTFSGTWTANPTGPDGAQATLDPVPTLPIGSECSLTETAPTTAEAPLPDASYRWGAPAIPDPVTIAQGVPSTMPVINTTERVYGAAQLQKAYTGVDGALLPGTVVTGTWSCEYGGAEVADGVWELPASGGTVSLFGATDQVPVTATCVVGEDTLDDADLVDASFTWNRPVLSPESGEFTATEQTTAVTVTNSTTRAFGPFEITKRVTAPEGVPVETGLVFDGTWRCQYGADGPVAEGQWSVIGEGTYRVDGILVGSACTIEENSQRAAAPVPTDFSYVWNAPVITAPQPVAREGEAVANGTVDNPVRRVLTGFSISKIGLVPGGTAPSGALFTFDWSCVSESGEVYEGTREIGPGGTTRIADIPASSECTVTEREPAAAGGLDWAFRDWTLSGVADAVLSVSGRSLVFAMQDPQPDLEMADVVVAATNTATPQQGPTPPITPTPTPGQGPTPTPTPGTALPPTGLPDTVWTIAWAGFLAMLAGAVAFGFASRRRIVRR; from the coding sequence ATGGCCTGGTCGGCCGCGTGTGCGCTCCTCGCCGGGATGCTGGTGGTGGCGCCGGCGGCGACGCCGCCCGCCGAGGCCGCCACACTCAATGTCGGACCGATCAGCGCGCAGTTCAGCGGCACTCGCGGCACGGACGGCTCCAACAGCTCCAACCGTGACGAGTGCATCCGCTACGCGCCCGCCGGCACCGGCGGCACGACCTCGCTCGTCGGGCCGGGTCAGGAGGCGCTCACCGCACATGGCCACGCATCGGGCAACCGGTGCCCCGATCAGCTGAGCACCCGCATCCAGTCGGCCATCGGCTTCACGCCGTCGACCACGCAGACCGCTCAGGATGGCGACACCTTCCTCATCGGCCGGTTCACGCACTACAACAACGTCGTATCTGGCAGCCGTGGCGGTGCCAAGCACTTCGAAGGCAGCCTCAGGGTGCAGATGGGCGGATTCACCCCCCTGCAGCCGACGACGTTCCCGTGGATGCTGTGGGAGACGCCGAACGGCGACCGCCCCTGCGCATTCCTGAACGGTCCGAACGACCGTGGCTGCGCCGACGAGATCCGGTTCACGAACCAGATCGCCGATCAGGTCTTCGACCAGCAGGGCTTCCAGTACAAGCTCGTCGTGTCGGGCTTCATCCCCACGAGCGCGGCCGCCTGCCCGGCCACGCCCGCCGGCAGCGCGGTGAACCGCTTCCTCACGCGGGAGAGCGCGAACTCCGCGGCGTGCCTGTACGCCTCGCTCGTGCAGCGGCGCGAGCTGACGATCGTCAAGCAGGTCGCGGCGCCCGCGGGAACGACGATCCCCGCCTTCGCCTACACCGGCACGAGCGACCTCGCCGGCTCGCCGTGGGCGACGAAGAAGTTCTCGCTGACGCCCGGCGTCGGCACGTCGGACTCGGAGGGGCCGGTGCAGCTGCTGCGCGGCGAGACCGTGTCGGTGACCGAGGCTCCCGTGAGCGACGAGTGGTCCACGACGAGCATCGAGTGCCTCGACACGGCGGGCAATCCCGTGCCGGAGGCGAGCTATGACCTGGATGCCGGAAAGCTGACGCTCGACGCCGTCGGCGCCCCGCCGACCACCGACGCGCTGGGCATCGTGTGCACGTATACGAATACCTTCACGCCGAAGGCCTCGCTCACGCTGGTGAAGCAGGTCGACGGCGGCGACGCGTCGCCCGCGGCCTGGACGCTGAGCGCCGTCGGTCCCGACTCGATCGGCGGCGCCAGCGGCAGCGCGGCCGTGACGAGCCGCCGCGTGGCGGTCGGCACGTACGCGCTCAATGAGGCAGGGGGCCCCACCGGGTACTCGGCGGGCACCTGGTCGTGCGAGAACGGCTCGATCACCGGGAGTCGCGTGACTCTCGAACGGGGCGCGAACGCCGTCTGCACGATCGTCAACACCAGCGCTCCGCCCACCGGCAGCCTCACCGTGACGAAGGCGATCACGGGCCCCGACGGGGGATTCACCGGCGACGACGCCACCCCCTTCCACGGCGCCTATCGATGCGACGGCGCGGATGCGGTGGCGTTCACGGTCTCGCGCGGCACCCCCTTCGTCTCCCCGCCGCTGCCGGCCGGAGCATCCTGCGTCGTCACCGAGACCCCGCCGACGGGCAGCCTGCTCGACGGGTCGTTCTCGTGGCAGCCCGCGGCCTTCGTGCCGACCAGCGCCACCGCCGAGATCCCGTCGGGCGGCACGGCGACGGTCGCGATCACCAACAGCTTCATCCAGCGCGGCAGCATCGAGGTGCGCAAGATCGTCGAGCCGCGCCCGGGCACGCCGGCCGTCGGCTACACGGGCGGCGCGGCGCGCGTCTTCCCCGTGACGTACGAGTGCACGCTCGGCGGCGTCACCGTGGCGGGGGGTGCGCTCGAGCTCACCACGACGGGCTCGGCGATCGTCTGGGATCTGCCCACCGGTGCATCCTGTGCCTTCGACGAGACGCTCGCCCCCGCGGCCGGCGACTTCGCGAACGACACCTACCAGTGGGACGGCTCGAGCTGGAGCGAGCAGACGGTGCCGGTGCCGGGGAGCACGACACCGGCATCCACCACCCTCACCAACTTCTTCACGCGCCTGACCGGTGAGCTGGTCCTCACCAAGAACGTCCTCGGCGACGGCTTCACCGGGGGCACGTCCGCGGTCTTCGAGATCGCCTACGACTGCGGGGCGGGCTTCAGCGGCACGCGCACGCTCGCCGCCGGTGCGAGCACGACCGTCACCGGCATCCCGGCGGGCACGCAATGCCGTGTGACGGAGACCGCGCCGACGGGCAACCTCCAGACCGGGTACGAGTGGGCCCTGCCCGTCTACGACGGCCTCGTGGGCGGGGTCGTGACCGTCCTCGCGGGCGGATCGAGCACCGTCGCCGTCACCAACCGGCCGGTCCGCCAATACGGCGAGCTGATCGTGGGCAAGCAGATCACGCCGGCCGAGCTGCGTGGTGGAGTCCTCGCGAGCGCCCGCTTCGAGGTCATGGTGACGTGCGACCAGCCCGCACAGGGACAGGCGTCGCCGTACTCTGCGACCTTCAGCCTCGCCGTCGACGCCAGCGCCACGACACCGCGGCTGCCGATCGGCACGCAGTGCGACGTGACCGAGACGGCGCCGGCGCAGGCGCTGCTCGTCGACGAGTCCTACAGCTGGGGCGCGACGCCTGCCGCCCAGACGGTCACCGTCGACAGCACGGCGGAAGCCGTGTTCGCGGCCGTCGTCAACAGTGTGCAGCGCGAGGTCGGCTCGTTCCAGGTGCGCAAGCAGGTCAACGGCATCGGCCCGGCCGACGGCGCGCAGACGACCTTCAGCGGCACGTGGTCGTGCCAGTACGGAACCGACACGCCGCTGACCGGCGAGTGGTCGGTGACCGGCGCCGGCGACGCGGTCATGACCGGGCCGGCCACGGCGATCCCGCTCGGCTCGATCTGCATCGCGACCGAAGAGGCGATCGACCCGGCCGTGCCGATCGAGGGAGACCCCGCCTTCATCTGGGGCGGCACCGACATCGACGGGCCGCTGACGCTGACGGCGGCCGCGCCGAACGGAGCCAGCACCGTCGAGAACAACGTCGCCGAAGTCGACGGCGCGTTCTCGATCAGCAAGAAGGTCAAGGGCGGCAAGGAGGGCGCGCAGTTCACGGGGACGTTCACATTCGAGTACTCGTGCCTGGCAGCCGCGGGAGGCACCTTCACCGGCTCGGTCGTCGTGGCCGCCGGTGCGACCGCCGATGTGTCCGCGATCCCCGCGGGGAGCGAGTGCACGATCACCGAGACCGCGAAGGGGGCGGAGATCGACCCGTACCGGTGGACCGACCTGGTCGGCTTCTCGCTGCTCGGCGCGACGCCCACGAACACGACGGACACCTCCGTGACCTTCCTCATTCCCGACGACGGGTCGCATGTCGCCGTGCGGGCTACCAACGACATCGTGCGGGTGACCGTGCCGGTCTCGGTGCAGAAGCTGCTCGACCCCGACACCCCCGGCGGCGTCGTCACCGGCGGCGGGCTGTTCCCGATCTCGCTCGTCTGCGGCGCCGAGACCTTCGGCCCGTACCAGCTCACGATCGGCCAGAGCGTGAGCGTTCCGGTGCCGCTCGGTGCGACCTGCGAGGTCGCAGAGGGTGCCGTCCCGGCCACGCAGGGACTCGCCGCCGGCTGGATCTGGAACGCGAGTCCGGTGCTCAGTGCGCAGGTCACGATCGCCGACGAGAACGGCACGTACGCGGCATCCGTCACCAACGCGCCGGAGCGCCAGTTCGGCCGGCTCCGGCTCGTGAAGGTCGTGGACGAGGGCGCGTATCCCGGCACCGTCGACCCCGGCATCGAGTACGAGGGCACGTGGTCGTGCGTCTACCCCGGCGAGCAGCCCGTGACCGGCACGTGGTCGGTCGAGGGTCCCGGAGAGGCGACGCTCGTGGGCGTGCCGGCCGCGGGCATCGCGGCGGGATCGACCTGCACGCCCACCGAGGAGACCCCCGACGAGCCCACGCTCGGCGCGGACCCCTCGTTCACATGGGCGCTGCCGCCGACCCTCGACGCCGCCTCCATCGGGGCCGGCGAGACCGGAACGATGCAGGTGACCAACATCCTGCAGCGCGACACCGGTCAGATCAGCGCCCGCAAGGTGATCACCGGCGAGACCGCCGGCTACACCGGCGGCGCGGACCTCGTCTTCCCGATCGACTTCTCCTGCACGACGCCGGCTGTCGAGGGTGAATACATCGGTCGCGGGCTGTTCGCGGCATCCACCGACCCGGATGCCGCGCCCACGGTGTTCACCGCGGCGATCCCCAACGGGTGGGAGTGCACGTTCGCCGAAGGAGCGGTGCCCGACGGGCTGCTGCGGGACGCGTCGTTCGCATGGGGCGCACCCGTGATCGGTCCGGCGGTGGTGACGGTCGACGGCACCGACACGCCGACCGTGACGGTGACGAACCCGATCGTGCGGCGGATCGGGACGTTCACCGTCTTCAAGAGCTTCACCGCCGTGGTGCCGGAGTCGGCGACCACGGGTGCCTTCTCCGGCACGTACTCGTGCGTGTACGGCGAGGGGGAGAGCTTCGAGCAGACCTTCTCCGGCACGTGGACCGCGAACCCCACCGGACCGGATGGCGCCCAGGCGACCCTCGACCCGGTGCCGACTCTGCCGATCGGCAGCGAGTGCTCGCTCACGGAGACGGCGCCCACGACCGCCGAGGCGCCGCTGCCCGACGCGTCGTACCGCTGGGGCGCACCCGCGATCCCCGACCCGGTGACGATCGCGCAGGGAGTGCCCTCGACGATGCCGGTGATCAACACCACCGAGCGGGTCTACGGGGCCGCGCAGCTGCAGAAGGCGTACACCGGCGTCGACGGGGCACTGCTGCCCGGCACTGTCGTCACCGGCACCTGGTCGTGCGAGTACGGCGGTGCCGAAGTGGCCGACGGCGTGTGGGAGCTGCCGGCGAGCGGCGGCACGGTGTCGCTGTTCGGCGCGACGGACCAGGTGCCGGTCACCGCCACGTGCGTCGTCGGCGAGGACACGCTCGACGACGCGGACCTGGTCGACGCCTCCTTCACCTGGAACCGGCCGGTGCTCAGCCCCGAGAGCGGCGAGTTCACCGCCACCGAGCAGACGACGGCGGTCACCGTGACCAACTCGACGACCCGCGCGTTCGGGCCGTTCGAGATCACCAAGCGCGTGACCGCCCCCGAAGGCGTGCCGGTCGAGACGGGGCTCGTCTTCGACGGCACCTGGCGCTGCCAGTACGGCGCCGACGGACCCGTTGCCGAGGGCCAGTGGTCGGTCATCGGCGAGGGCACGTATCGCGTCGACGGGATCCTCGTCGGGTCGGCGTGCACGATCGAGGAGAACTCGCAGCGCGCTGCAGCGCCGGTGCCCACGGACTTCTCGTACGTGTGGAATGCCCCGGTGATCACCGCGCCGCAGCCGGTCGCCCGCGAAGGTGAGGCTGTCGCGAACGGCACGGTCGACAACCCGGTGCGCCGGGTGCTCACCGGCTTCTCGATCAGCAAGATCGGCCTCGTTCCCGGGGGCACGGCGCCCTCCGGCGCCCTGTTCACCTTCGACTGGTCATGCGTGTCGGAGAGCGGTGAGGTCTACGAGGGCACTCGCGAGATCGGCCCCGGTGGCACGACGCGCATCGCCGACATCCCGGCGAGCTCGGAGTGCACGGTGACCGAGCGTGAGCCGGCTGCCGCCGGCGGGTTGGACTGGGCATTCCGTGACTGGACGCTCAGCGGGGTGGCCGACGCCGTGCTGTCGGTCAGCGGCCGGTCGCTCGTGTTCGCGATGCAGGACCCGCAGCCCGACCTCGAGATGGCAGACGTCGTGGTCGCCGCCACCAACACGGCGACGCCCCAGCAGGGGCCGACCCCGCCGATCACGCCGACGCCGACGCCCGGTCAGGGCCCGACGCCCACGCCGACTCCGGGAACCGCGCTGCCGCCCACGGGCCTGCCCGACACCGTGTGGACGATCGCCTGGGCCGGGTTCCTCGCGATGCTCGCGGGCGCCGTCGCCTTCGGCTTCGCATCCCGCCGCCGCATCGTGCGGCGCTGA
- a CDS encoding energy-coupling factor transporter transmembrane component T family protein, translated as MTSVAAEPAPTTDPYATTVAASPVRFLYRLNPLAKLAAPIPAMLLLVFVRDLATPAAFLALAYAVMLVGISLTWRFAAVLLALPVGAALIGFGFSLWTDPSQVDQSVVIWQLGGWTLYGGALEVGFATGLRLAAIVALTFIAGLSTTGPDLVRASVQQLRVPYRIGYTALAAFRFVPRFAHELDVIRQAHRVRGAHGGRGPFAATARWFGYVIPLLAGAIRHAERVALAMDSRAFGAFPDRTERHLVPFRARDVGFIVAFWLASASLFWFLFAWGP; from the coding sequence ATGACCAGCGTGGCCGCCGAACCGGCACCGACGACCGACCCGTACGCGACCACCGTCGCGGCCTCGCCGGTGCGGTTCCTCTACCGGCTGAACCCGCTCGCGAAGCTCGCCGCCCCGATCCCCGCGATGCTGCTGCTCGTCTTCGTGCGCGACCTCGCTACGCCCGCCGCGTTCCTGGCCCTCGCCTACGCGGTGATGCTCGTGGGCATCTCCCTCACGTGGCGCTTCGCCGCGGTGCTGCTCGCGCTGCCCGTCGGCGCGGCCCTGATCGGCTTCGGCTTCTCGCTGTGGACCGACCCGTCCCAGGTCGACCAGTCCGTCGTGATCTGGCAGCTGGGCGGATGGACCCTCTACGGCGGCGCCCTCGAAGTGGGCTTCGCGACCGGCCTGCGGCTCGCGGCGATCGTCGCCCTCACCTTCATCGCGGGCCTGTCCACCACCGGCCCCGACCTCGTGCGGGCGAGCGTGCAGCAGCTGCGGGTGCCGTACCGCATCGGGTACACGGCACTGGCAGCATTCCGGTTCGTGCCGCGGTTCGCCCACGAGCTCGACGTCATCCGCCAGGCCCATCGGGTGCGCGGCGCCCACGGTGGGCGCGGACCGTTCGCCGCCACGGCGCGCTGGTTCGGCTACGTGATACCCCTGCTGGCGGGCGCCATCCGTCACGCCGAGCGCGTCGCGCTCGCGATGGACTCCCGCGCCTTCGGAGCCTTCCCCGACCGCACCGAGCGGCACCTCGTGCCGTTCCGCGCGCGCGACGTGGGCTTCATCGTCGCGTTCTGGCTTGCCTCGGCATCCCTCTTCTGGTTCCTCTTCGCCTGGGGGCCGTAG
- a CDS encoding ABC transporter ATP-binding protein: MTSPDPAQAHTPLVRLVDLAITHDGETVPSPASVSFELGVGEVVLLLGPSGSGKSTLTLALNGLVPHAVPASIHGSVQIDGVDTRATTVAALSTRVGMVFQDPDAQLVTGTVLDEVAFGVENLRMPVPDVLSRAEVALRRVGLWERRSENPDRLSGGGRQRLAIACALAMGSPLLVLDEPTANLDPRGIEETYAALADLVAAGDRAVLLVEHNLDAAVGFVDRVVVLDQDGRLAADGTVDDVLRARADELHDLGVWLPVSALAALRLRRARYALDPLPLTPDELRAALEAAPPAAHPDPERAQRDEGPRAEAAPEAPPLIAVRDLTLRRGRTEVLHHVDLDIARGDFVAIVGANGAGKTSLIQAIAGVVPVPRGAVHLDGLDVGRTDARTLSRRVGFVFQNPEHQFIAHTVFDEIAHGLRLQHLPDDEVRTRTDALLDRFGLSHKAGTHPFLLSGGQKRRLSVGTALVAGADVLVLDEPTFGQDRARADELLSLLGELNAEGTTIVIVTHDMQLVTEHARSTVVVVDGTVLAAGATADLFADDALIERAGLRPPPLRRALGAVTRHPELARVTRLADLPAEASA, translated from the coding sequence ATCACGAGCCCGGATCCGGCCCAGGCGCACACCCCCCTCGTGCGCCTCGTCGACCTCGCGATCACCCACGACGGCGAGACCGTGCCGTCACCGGCATCCGTCTCCTTCGAGCTGGGAGTCGGAGAGGTCGTACTGCTGCTGGGGCCGAGCGGATCGGGCAAATCGACGCTCACCCTCGCCCTCAACGGCCTCGTCCCGCACGCGGTGCCCGCGTCGATCCACGGCTCCGTGCAGATCGACGGCGTCGACACCCGCGCCACCACGGTGGCTGCGCTCAGCACGCGCGTCGGCATGGTCTTCCAGGATCCCGATGCGCAGCTCGTCACGGGCACGGTGCTCGACGAGGTCGCCTTCGGAGTCGAGAATCTGCGGATGCCGGTGCCCGACGTGCTCTCGCGGGCCGAGGTGGCGCTGCGCCGCGTCGGGCTCTGGGAGCGGAGATCGGAGAACCCCGACCGGCTCTCCGGCGGCGGCCGTCAGCGCCTCGCCATCGCGTGCGCCCTGGCGATGGGCTCACCGCTGCTGGTGCTCGACGAGCCCACCGCCAACCTCGACCCCCGCGGCATCGAGGAGACCTACGCGGCCCTCGCCGACCTGGTCGCGGCGGGCGACCGCGCGGTGCTGCTCGTGGAGCACAACCTCGATGCGGCCGTGGGCTTCGTCGACCGGGTCGTCGTGCTGGACCAGGACGGGCGCCTGGCCGCCGACGGCACCGTCGACGACGTGCTGCGCGCCCGCGCCGACGAACTCCACGACCTGGGCGTGTGGCTGCCGGTCTCGGCGCTGGCGGCGCTGCGGCTGCGCCGCGCCCGGTACGCGCTCGACCCGCTGCCGCTGACCCCCGACGAGCTGCGGGCGGCGCTGGAGGCGGCTCCGCCGGCGGCGCACCCTGACCCCGAGCGAGCGCAGCGAGACGAAGGGCCTCGCGCAGAAGCAGCGCCGGAGGCGCCGCCGCTCATCGCCGTGCGCGACCTCACGCTCCGCCGCGGTCGCACCGAGGTGCTCCACCACGTCGACCTCGACATCGCGCGCGGCGATTTCGTCGCCATCGTGGGGGCCAACGGCGCGGGCAAGACCAGCCTGATCCAGGCGATCGCCGGTGTGGTGCCGGTCCCGCGCGGTGCCGTGCACCTCGACGGGCTCGACGTCGGCCGCACCGACGCGCGCACCCTCTCGCGCCGGGTCGGGTTCGTCTTCCAGAACCCCGAGCACCAGTTCATCGCGCATACGGTCTTCGACGAGATCGCCCACGGCCTGAGGCTGCAACACCTGCCCGACGACGAGGTGCGCACGCGCACCGACGCGCTGCTCGACCGCTTCGGACTCTCGCACAAGGCCGGCACGCACCCGTTCCTGCTCTCGGGCGGGCAGAAGCGCCGGCTGTCGGTGGGCACCGCGCTGGTCGCGGGAGCCGATGTGCTCGTGCTCGACGAGCCCACCTTCGGTCAGGATCGCGCCCGCGCCGACGAGCTGCTCTCGCTGCTGGGCGAACTCAACGCCGAGGGCACCACCATCGTCATCGTCACCCACGACATGCAGCTGGTCACCGAGCACGCCCGCAGCACCGTCGTGGTCGTCGACGGCACCGTGCTCGCCGCCGGCGCCACCGCCGATCTCTTCGCGGACGACGCGCTCATCGAGCGCGCCGGACTGCGGCCGCCGCCGCTGCGACGTGCGCTCGGCGCCGTGACGCGGCATCCCGAACTGGCCCGCGTCACGCGATTGGCCGATCTCCCCGCGGAGGCGTCCGCATGA
- a CDS encoding ECF transporter S component, which yields MAPSSRLSTRLLLTCAAIGVATGVLQAIAGAVSGPVSAALPLVYGLVLGVHVLPGVIAQEVLRAPWVALITHMIAALVASAVVPLWIGRYIGTALLIGLLQEGVAALTRYQRWEPWRFFLSGIIVGAVIATAIWFAADVARFPLWGQIVYVALFLAGPMVWTAVGLAVGRGLRRAGVARAPQR from the coding sequence GTGGCCCCTTCCTCACGACTGTCGACCCGCCTGCTGCTGACATGCGCGGCGATCGGCGTCGCCACCGGCGTGCTCCAGGCCATCGCGGGCGCCGTGAGCGGCCCGGTGTCGGCCGCGCTGCCGCTGGTCTACGGCCTCGTGCTGGGCGTGCATGTGCTCCCTGGCGTCATCGCCCAGGAGGTGCTGCGCGCCCCCTGGGTCGCCCTCATCACGCACATGATCGCGGCGCTGGTCGCCAGCGCCGTCGTGCCGCTGTGGATCGGGCGCTACATCGGCACCGCGCTGCTGATCGGCCTTCTGCAGGAGGGCGTGGCCGCGCTCACCCGGTATCAGCGCTGGGAGCCGTGGCGGTTCTTCCTCTCGGGCATCATCGTGGGTGCGGTCATCGCGACGGCGATCTGGTTCGCCGCCGATGTCGCACGCTTCCCGCTGTGGGGGCAGATCGTCTACGTGGCGCTGTTCCTGGCCGGCCCGATGGTCTGGACGGCGGTCGGCCTCGCCGTCGGGCGGGGCCTCAGACGCGCAGGGGTCGCGCGCGCACCGCAGCGCTGA
- a CDS encoding pirin family protein, with amino-acid sequence MTRLDTDDAVAAESPADCDGPRALLLEAREVPLGGVRAMEVHRALPQRDLPLVGAWCFLDRFGPQRTRMRVEPHPHIGLQTVTWPLVGEVRHRDTLGSDVVVRRGALNLMTSGHGIAHSEYSLGEEEVPLDALQLWVALPESRRHGAPDFERHENLPLVVLPEVDAAGSGIPNPDAEAPGAEAIVVVGEFAGASSPATMHTPIVGAEIALPAGSRVRLPLRPEWEHALVGVTGEVSVHTGDPSIPDLAPDTPLDPSHLLYLGRGRSHVEVAATSDAALFLLGGEPFEDDIVMWWNFVGRSHEEIVAAREAWEADEPRFGHVIDHGPERIPAPPMPAVRLTRRRRRI; translated from the coding sequence ATGACCCGGCTCGACACCGACGACGCGGTCGCCGCAGAATCCCCGGCCGACTGCGACGGTCCGCGCGCGCTCCTGCTCGAAGCGCGGGAGGTGCCGCTGGGCGGCGTGCGCGCCATGGAGGTGCACCGGGCGCTGCCCCAGCGCGATCTGCCGCTCGTGGGGGCGTGGTGCTTCCTCGACCGGTTCGGTCCGCAGCGCACGCGCATGCGCGTGGAGCCGCACCCGCACATCGGCCTGCAGACGGTCACGTGGCCGCTCGTGGGTGAGGTGCGCCACCGCGACACGCTCGGCAGCGATGTGGTCGTGCGCCGCGGCGCACTCAACCTCATGACCAGCGGTCACGGCATCGCGCACTCGGAGTATTCGCTCGGCGAGGAGGAGGTGCCCCTCGACGCGCTGCAGCTGTGGGTCGCGCTGCCCGAATCCCGCCGTCACGGCGCCCCCGACTTCGAGAGACACGAGAACCTCCCCCTCGTGGTGCTGCCCGAGGTGGATGCCGCGGGCAGCGGCATCCCGAACCCCGACGCGGAGGCACCGGGCGCCGAGGCGATCGTGGTCGTGGGGGAGTTCGCGGGCGCCTCCTCGCCCGCCACGATGCACACCCCGATCGTGGGGGCGGAGATCGCTCTTCCGGCGGGGTCGCGCGTGCGCCTGCCGCTGCGACCGGAGTGGGAGCACGCCCTCGTCGGCGTCACCGGCGAGGTCTCGGTGCATACCGGCGACCCGTCGATCCCCGACCTCGCGCCCGACACCCCGCTCGATCCGAGCCACCTCCTCTACCTCGGCCGCGGCCGGTCGCACGTCGAGGTCGCGGCGACGTCGGATGCCGCGCTGTTCCTCCTGGGCGGCGAACCTTTCGAGGACGACATCGTGATGTGGTGGAACTTCGTCGGGCGCTCGCACGAGGAGATCGTCGCGGCCCGCGAAGCCTGGGAGGCCGACGAGCCGCGCTTCGGCCATGTGATCGACCACGGCCCCGAGCGCATCCCGGCACCGCCGATGCCCGCGGTGCGCCTCACCCGTCGCCGGCGGCGCATCTGA
- a CDS encoding GNAT family N-acetyltransferase, whose amino-acid sequence MTEFEEQLTVTRNDDAGRYEIHVGDVLGGFTEFHPDDQGRLVLPHTVVDPAFKGRGLGTVLVSEALADVARRGETIVPRCPFVVKYLRENTVEGLQVDWPGHVRVG is encoded by the coding sequence ATGACCGAGTTCGAAGAGCAGTTGACCGTCACCCGCAACGACGACGCGGGCCGATACGAGATCCATGTCGGAGACGTGCTGGGCGGGTTCACGGAGTTCCATCCCGACGACCAGGGGCGCCTCGTCCTCCCCCATACCGTGGTCGATCCCGCCTTCAAGGGCCGGGGCCTGGGCACGGTGCTCGTCTCGGAGGCGCTCGCCGACGTGGCGCGCCGCGGCGAGACGATCGTGCCGCGCTGCCCGTTCGTGGTGAAGTACCTGCGCGAGAACACCGTCGAGGGCCTCCAGGTGGACTGGCCCGGTCACGTGCGCGTCGGCTGA